One part of the uncultured Bacteroides sp. genome encodes these proteins:
- a CDS encoding 2-dehydropantoate 2-reductase → MATKYLIIGTGGVGGSIAGFLALAGHDVTCIARGAHLKAMQENGLKLKSGLKGDHTVHVNACLTEEYNDKADVIFVCVKGYSIDSITELIERASHKGTIVIPILNVYGTGPKIKRKVENVTVLDGCIYIVGFVSAPGEITQMGTIFRLVFGARKEDNVAYERLLAVQKDLQESGIKAPISEDINRDTFVKWSFISAMACTGAYYDVPMGELQKEGTKRDTFIGLSRESAAIGKALGITFVEDPVTYNLKVLDKLDPASTASMQKDISKGHESEVDGLLFSFITKGEELGIDMPTYRLVAKKFR, encoded by the coding sequence ATGGCGACAAAGTATCTGATTATTGGAACGGGCGGCGTAGGAGGAAGTATTGCCGGATTCCTTGCCCTTGCAGGCCACGATGTGACTTGTATTGCACGGGGAGCTCACTTAAAAGCTATGCAGGAGAACGGCCTGAAGCTGAAATCCGGACTGAAAGGTGATCATACCGTTCATGTTAACGCATGCCTCACTGAGGAGTATAACGATAAAGCTGACGTAATTTTTGTTTGTGTAAAAGGCTATTCAATTGATTCCATCACTGAACTGATTGAACGTGCTTCACACAAAGGCACCATCGTAATACCGATTCTCAACGTATACGGCACGGGGCCAAAGATTAAACGCAAGGTCGAAAACGTGACGGTTCTAGACGGATGCATCTACATCGTAGGATTCGTTTCCGCTCCGGGCGAGATTACTCAGATGGGAACCATCTTCCGCCTGGTATTTGGTGCCCGCAAGGAAGACAATGTAGCTTATGAAAGACTATTGGCTGTGCAGAAAGATCTTCAGGAAAGCGGCATCAAAGCTCCTATTTCAGAGGATATAAACCGTGATACTTTCGTGAAATGGTCGTTCATTTCCGCCATGGCTTGCACCGGTGCATACTATGATGTTCCTATGGGAGAGCTGCAAAAAGAGGGAACCAAAAGAGATACCTTCATTGGCCTTTCACGTGAAAGCGCAGCCATAGGTAAAGCCCTTGGCATAACATTCGTGGAAGATCCGGTAACCTACAACCTCAAAGTTCTGGATAAGCTTGATCCCGCCAGTACAGCATCCATGCAAAAAGATATCAGCAAAGGTCACGAATCGGAAGTAGACGGTCTGCTTTTCAGCTTCATAACCAAAGGAGAAGAGCTTGGGATTGATATGCCCACTTACAGACTGGTTGCTAAAAAGTTTAGATAG